The Corvus hawaiiensis isolate bCorHaw1 chromosome 10, bCorHaw1.pri.cur, whole genome shotgun sequence genome includes a window with the following:
- the GPR160 gene encoding probable G-protein coupled receptor 160: MAARRCENGSGQYHCTHTSQPLDINYMLVLIMLGKVFLDFFMLQAKPKPMKTSFMACFCISVALLDFTLLLSICFIFCFEDFALWGTRFTKYHICLLTQITSLTYGILHYPVYLVAALDYYTTVSQTSQFPKRARKLLYVFAVAVIWISGFFSTLEAPAVAEEPEMQNSVSPSQCPLSGSLQSYSVSCAMVLLLGTALLARWKEVTTMLLSARLLSFSSQPVLMFSYVPNNTTTCFKWQLLSRLLLCFLGTWAPFVVLQAVVLLLGVQIPAYVEMNVPWLYFINSFLLAAAYWCRCHDVELTEEGWCTDPFVSWKFCFMPFNNESTEPADKPDTGIVIC; the protein is encoded by the coding sequence ATGGCTGCCAGACGCTGTGAAAATGGTTCTGGTCAGTACCACTGCACCCACACCAGCCAACCTCTTGATATCAACTACATGTTAGTCCTGATTATGCTTGGAAAAGTCTTCCTTGATTTCTTCATGTTGCAAGCTAAGCCAAAACCCATGAAAACCAGTTTTATGGCatgcttttgcatttcagtggCACTTCTTGATTTCACACTGCTGCTGAGTatctgcttcattttctgttttgaggACTTTGCACTGTGGGGCACACGATTCACAAAGTACCACATCTGCCTCCTCACTCAGATCACTTCTCTGACCTACGGAATTTTGCATTACCCAGTGTATCTTGTGGCTGCTCTGGATTATTACACCACCGTCTCCCAAACATCTCAGTTCCCTAAAAGAGCTCGGAAGTTACTTTATGTCTTTGCTGTGGCAGTGATATggatttcagggtttttttccactcttgAAGCTCCTGCTGTCGCCGAAGAGCCAGAAATGCAGAACAGTGTTTCCCCTTCGCAGTGCCCTCTCTCTGGCAGCTTGCAGAGCTACTCAGTGTCGTGTgccatggtgctgctgctgggcacgGCTCTCCTGGCTCGCTGGAAGGAGGTGACGACCATGCTGCTGTCTGCCAGgctcctctccttttccagccAGCCTGTTCTGATGTTCTCCTACGTGCCTAACAACACCACCACTTGCTTTAAGTGGCAGCTCCTGAGCAGGCTCCTCCTGTGTTTCCTTGGCACTTGGGCACCGTTTGTTGTTCTCCAGGCCGTGGTTCTGCTGCTGGGTGTGCAGATCCCGGCCTACGTGGAGATGAACGTGCCCTGGTTGTACTTCATCAACAGCttcctcctggcagcagcctACTGGTGTCGGTGCCACGACGTGGAGCTGACAGAGGAGGGGTGGTGCACAGACCCATTTGTCAGCTGGAAATTTTGCTTTATGCCATTCAACAATGAAAGCACAGAGCCAGCTGATAAGCCAGACACAGGAATCGTCATCTGTTAA